In one window of Camelina sativa cultivar DH55 chromosome 15, Cs, whole genome shotgun sequence DNA:
- the LOC104746295 gene encoding la-related protein 6C-like: MAQMQRDEVASGTKETTEKKLLDGGGGSSGAQTTSFKFNAQAPEFVPRSHTTVPAPQVSPISGYFYPCFHYNGGCIGGCGAAGGTGVGAQSSDWIYVGGGDPTAQHQHVHDPAAAFYIPSPAVQFPVNQSSSSSSKNLLSDDLRLKIVKQVEYQFTDMSLLANESISKHISKDIEGYVPISYIASTKKIKALTSNHHLVSLALRSSSKLVVSEDGKKVKRTSPFTERDREELQGRTVVAENLPDDHSYQNLEKIFGVIGNVKAIRICHPPESNSSRPKGDFLMSNKIHALIEYDNTVIAERAVEKLNDERNWRKGLRVRLLLRCSPKSVLKSRRNFDGILIDDELPSYESGEDSPRHHLTESQLDNDGDDNNVGGLWGKGRGKGRGRSPRSYAVGGGGGRSFGIGLGVSLGTPSLSSHESSSPKTATKGPRMPDGTRGFTMGRGKPSSISLSPNNL, translated from the exons ATGGCGCAGATGCAGCGAGACGAGGTAGCGTCCGGCACGAAGGAGACAACGGAGAAGAAACTATTAGACGGAGGCGGCGGATCTTCAGGCGCTCAGACGACGTCGTTCAAATTCAACGCTCAAGCACCTGAATTTGTACCGCGATCGCATACCACCGTACCAGCACCGCAGGTCTCTCCGATTTCCGGTTACTTTTACCCTTGTTTCCATTACAACGGCGGTTGCATTGGAGGATGCGGCGCCGCAGGAGGAACAGGCGTTGGTGCTCAGTCTTCGGATTGGATCTACGTTGGAGGAGGAGATCCTACTGCTCAGCATCAACATGTTCATGATCCCGCTGCTGCGTTTTACATTCCGAGTCCGGCTGTTCAGTTTCCGGTTAATCAGAGCTCGTCTTCTTCGTCCAAGAATTTGCTTTCCGATGATCTCCGACTTAAGATCGTCAAACAG GTTGAGTACCAGTTTACGGACATGAGTCTCCTAGCAAACGAGTCCATTTCAAAGCACATAAGCAAAGACATTGAAGGTTATG TGCCCATATCCTATATCGCTTCGACCAAGAAGATCAAGGCTTTGACGAGTAACCACCACTTAGTTTCACTTGCTCTACGCTCCTCTTCAAAGCTt GTTGTGAGTGAAGATGGCAAGAAAGTTAAGCGTACAAGTCCATTTACtgaaagagacagagaggaATTGCAG GGTCGGACTGTCGTTGCAGAGAATTTGCCAGATGATCATTCTTACCAGAACCTTGAGAAGATCTTTGGTGTTATTGGAAA CGTCAAAGCCATTCGTATCTGTCATCCTCCAGAATCCAACTCCTCTCGTCCAAAAGGCGATTTCTTGATGAGCAACAAA ATTCACGCACTTATCGAGTATGACAACACTGTTATCGCGGAAAGAGCT GTGGAGAAGCTGAACGATGAAAGAAACTGGAGGAAAGGGCTTCGCGTGAGGCTGCTTCTTAGATGCTCG CCCAAATCGGTGCTCAAGAGCCGAAGAAACTTCGATGGGATCCTCATCGATGATGAACTCCCTTCTTATGAATCAGGAGAAGACTCTCCGCGTCACCATTTAACCGAATCACAGCTTGATAATGAC GGTGATGACAACAATGTTGGTGGACTGTGGGGTAAAGGGAGAGGAAAAGGACGAGGACGATCCCCAAGAAGCTACGcagtaggaggaggaggaggacgtaGCTTCGGGATTGGGCTCGGAGTCAGCCTCGGGACACCCAGCCTAAGCTCACACGAATCTTCGTCTCCCAAAACAGCAACAAAGGGACCAAGAATGCCTGATGGAACCAGAGGCTTCACCATGGGACGTGGCAAACCTTCCTCCATCTCACTCTCACCTAACAATCTCTAA
- the LOC104746296 gene encoding CDPK-related kinase 2 yields the protein MGGCTSKPSSSVKPNPYAPKDLILQNDDSTPARPGKSPVRSSPAVKASPFFPFYTPSPARHRRNKSRDGGGGGGGERESKSVTSTPLRQLARAFHPPSPAKHIRDVLRRRKEKKEAALPTARHHQMEEEEREEVGLDKRFGFSKELQSRIELGEEIGRGHFGYTCSAKFKKGELKDHEVAVKVIPKSKMTSAISIEDVRREVKILRALSGHQNLVQFYDAFEDHANVYIVMELCGGGELLDRILARGGKYSEDDAKAVLIQILNVVAFCHLQGVVHRDLKPENFLYTSKEENSQLKVIDFGLSDFVRPDERLNDIVGSAYYVAPEVLHRSYTTEADVWSIGVIAYILLCGSRPFWARTESGIFRAVLKADPSFDEPPWPSLSFEAKDFVKRLLYKDPRKRMTASQALMHPWIAGYKKIEIPFDILIFKQIKAYLKSSSLRKAALMALSKTLITDELLYLKAQFALLAPNKNSLITLDSIRLALATNATDAMKESRIPDFLALLNGLQYKGMDFEEFCAASISVHQHESLDCWEQSIRHAYELFEMNGNRVIVIEELASELGVGSSMPVHTILHDWIRHTDGKLSFLGFVKLLHGVSTRQALAKPR from the exons ATGGGAGGCTGTACTTCTAAGCCCTCCTCCTCCGTCAAACCTAATCCTTACGCACCCAAAGACCTTATTCTTCAAAATGACGATTCTACCCCTGCCCGTCCCGGCAAATCCCCTGTTCGTTCCTCTCCCGCCGTAAAGGCTTCTCCTTTTTTCCCTTTCTACACGCCTAGTCCCGCCCGGCACCGCCGTAACAAGAGCCGAGACGGAggcggaggaggtggtggagagagagaaagtaagAGTGTTACCAGCACTCCACTCCGTCAGCTCGCGCGTGCTTTTCACCCTCCTTCACCGGCGAAACATATACGGGATGTTCTGCGgcggaggaaggagaagaaggaggctGCTCTGCCTACGGCGAGGCATCATCAgatggaggaagaggagagggAGGAGGTTGGGCTAGACAAAAGATTTGGTTTTTCCAAGGAGTTACAGAGTAGGATTGAATTAGGAGAAGAGATTGGGCGAGGGCATTTTGGTTACACTTGCTCTGCTAAGTTCAAGAAAGGAGAGCTCAAGGATCACGAAGTTGCTGTTAAAGTCATCCCAAAATCTAAG ATGACATCTGCAATATCTATAGAGGATGTGAGAAGAGAAGTTAAAATACTGCGGGCTTTATCTGGACATCAAAATTTGGTACAATTCTATGATGCATTCGAGGACCATGCCAACGTCTACATCGTTATGGA GTTATGTGGAGGTGGTGAACTCCTTGACAGGATACTAGCAAG GGGAGGTAAATACTCTGAAGATGATGCCAAAGCAGTGCTTATACAGATCCTTAACGTTGTAGCTTTCTGTCATCTCCAAGGTGTTGTTCATAGAGATCTAAAGCCAGAG AACTTCTTGTACACTTCCAAGGAGGAGAATTCTCAGTTGAAAGTCATAGATTTTGGCTTATCAGACTTTGTCAGACCAGATGAAAGACTAAATGATATAGTGGGAAGTGCATATTACGTAGCCCCTGAAGTTCTACATAGATCTTACACCACGGAAGCTGATGTATGGAGCATAGGAGTCATAGCATACATTCTCCTATGTGGAAGCCGTCCTTTTTGGGCAAGAACTGAATCAGGAATTTTCAGGGCAGTTCTAAAAGCTGATCCTAGTTTTGATGAACCTCCTTGGCCTTCATTATCCTTTGAGgctaaagattttgttaagagatTATTGTACAAGGACCCTCGGAAAAGAATGACAGCCTCTCAAGCTTTGA TGCATCCTTGGATTGCGGGCTATAAGAAAATAGAGATCCCGTTTGATATTCTGATTTTCAAGCAGATCAAAGCATACTTGAAATCTTCGTCTTTGCGCAAAGCTGCTTTGATG GCTCTGTCCAAGACATTAATTACCGATGAACTTCTTTATCTGAAAGCGCAGTTTGCACTCTTAGCACCCAACAAAAATAGCCTCATTACTTTGGATAGTATCAGATTG GCACTTGCTACAAATGCAACAGATGCAATGAAGGAATCACGGATCCCGGACTTTCTTGCATTG TTAAATGGACTTCAATACAAAGGGATGGATTTCGAAGAGTTTTGTGCAGCTTCTATTAGCGTTCATCAGCATGAGTCTCTTGATTGTTGGGAGCAGAGCATTCGTCATGCTTATGAGCTCTTTGAGATGAATGGAAACCGAGTTATCGTCATCGAAGAACTAGCTTCT GAACTTGGTGTTGGATCATCAATGCCGGTCCATACCATTCTACATGACTGGATAAGACACACTGATGGGAAGCTGAGCTTCTTGGGTTTTGTGAAACTGTTGCACGGTGTCTCGACTCGACAAGCATTAGCAAAACCACGGTGA
- the LOC104746298 gene encoding putative nuclease HARBI1, protein MEEAFMAMLSHLLHLQNSLDPTNTIFSSATTSSPSSTTPSSLLSSSSAAPLLFFTLASLLSFLAVNRSSTDSSSSSASPSPSPPPPLPDGDYSVAAFRALSTDHIWSIDAPLRDARWRSLYGLSYPVFTTVVDKLKPFITASNLSLPADYAVAMVLSRLAHGCSAKTLASRYALDPYLISKITNMVTRLLATKLYPEFIKIPVGKRRLIETTQGFEELTSLPNICGAIDSTPVKLRRRTKLNPKNIYGCKYGYDAVLLQVVADHKKIFWDVCVKAPGGEDDSSHFRDSLLYKRLTSGDIVWEKVINIRGHHVRPYIVGDWCYPLLSFLMTPFSPNGSGSPPENLFDGMLMKGRSVVVEAIGLLKARWKILQSLNVGVNHAPQTIVACCVLHNLCQIAREPEPESWKDPDEIGTPARVLESERQFYYYGESLRQALADDLHQRLSSR, encoded by the coding sequence ATGGAAGAAGCTTTCATGGCGATGCTCTCACACCTTCTCCATCTCCAAAACTCATTAGACCCTACAAACACTATCTTCTCTTCCGCCACCACATCTTCGCCGTCTTCAACCACACCTTCATCTCTCCTCTCATCTTCCTCCGCCGCGCCGTTACTCTTCTTCACTCTCGCAtctctcctctccttcctcgccGTCAACAGATCTTCAACAGATTCCTCATCTTCCTCCGCTTCTCCTTCCCCTTCACCTCCTCCGCCTCTTCCCGACGGCGATTACTCCGTCGCTGCCTTCCGTGCCCTATCCACCGACCACATCTGGTCCATCGATGCACCTCTCCGCGACGCTCGCTGGCGCTCTTTATACGGTCTCTCTTACCCAGTCTTCACCACCGTCGTCGACAAGCTCAAACCCTTCATCACAGCTTCGAATCTCTCTCTCCCCGCCGATTACGCCGTCGCGATGGTTCTCTCTCGTCTCGCTCATGGCTGCTCAGCGAAAACCCTAGCTTCTCGCTACGCCTTAGATCCATACCTTATCTCCAAGATCACAAACATGGTCACGCGTCTCTTAGCCACAAAGCTTTACCCAGAATTCATCAAGATCCCAGTCGGAAAACGCAGATTGATCGAAACGACTCAAGGATTCGAAGAACTCACGTCTCTCCCCAACATCTGCGGCGCCATTGATAGCACTCCCGTGAAGCTAAGACGCCGCAcgaaactaaaccctaaaaacattTACGGTTGCAAGTACGGATACGACGCCGTTTTGCTTCAGGTCGTTGCTGATCACAAGAAGATATTTTGGGACGTCTGTGTGAAAGCTCCAGGTGGAGAAGACGACTCTTCGCATTTCAGAGATAGTCTTCTTTACAAGAGGCTTACTTCAGGAGACATTGTTTGGGAGAAAGTGATTAATATTAGAGGTCACCATGTGAGACCATACATTGTTGGAGATTGGTGTTACCCTCTTCTCTCGTTCCTCATGACTCCTTTTTCCCCTAATGGCTCTGGTTCGCCGCCGGAGAATCTATTCGACGGGATGCTGATGAAAGGGAGGTCAGTGGTGGTGGAAGCCATTGGATTGCTCAAGGCTAGATGGAAGATTCTTCAGAGTTTGAATGTTGGAGTGAACCATGCTCCTCAGACTATTGTGgcttgttgtgtgttgcatAACTTATGTCAGATTGCTAGAGAACCTGAGCCGGAGAGTTGGAAGGATCCAGATGAAATTGGAACGCCTGCAAGGGTTTTGGAGAGTGAGAGGCAGTTTTACTATTACGGAGAGAGCTTGAGGCAAGCATTGGCTGATGATTTGCATCAGAGGCTCTCCTCAAGGTAA
- the LOC104746299 gene encoding polyadenylate-binding protein RBP47B-like isoform X3, with product MQTTNGSDSTLATSGSTQQTTTPPPPQQWQQQPQQQQQQQWMAAAAAMQYPGAAMMMMQQQQMMMYPHQYVPYNQGPYQQQHHHHHPQLHQYGSYIQHHQHKSLDRGSGDDVKTLWIGDLLHWMDETYLHSCFSHTGEVSSVKVIRNKLTSQSEGYGFVEFLSRAVAEEVLQNYSGSLMPNSEQPFRLNWASFSTGEKRAVESGPDLSVFVGDLSPDVTDDLLHETFSTRYPSVKGAKVVIDSNSGQSKGYGFVRFGDENERSRALTEMNGAFCSNRQMRVGVATPKRAVANQQQHSSQALILAGGHGANGYMAHGSQSDGESTNSTIFVGGIDPDVTDEDLRQPFSQFGDVVSVKIPVGKGCGFVQFADRKSAEDAIESLNGTVIGKNTVRLSWGRTPNKQWRGGDSGQQWNGGYSRGQGYNNGGGYANHHESNTYHGET from the exons ATGCAGACGACCAACGGCTCAGATTCAACGTTGGCAACTTCCGGATCCACGCAACAAACCACCACTCCTCCTCCACCACAGCAGTGGCAACAACAAccgcagcaacaacaacagcaacagtgGATGGCGGCTGCGGCGGCCATGCAGTATCCCGGGGCTgctatgatgatgatgcagcAACAACAGATGATGATGTATCCTCACCAATACGTTCCTTATAACCAAGGTCCTTATCAGCAGCagcatcaccaccaccatcctcaGCTTCACCAATACGGCTCTTATATACAGCATCATCAACACAAGTCTCTTGACCGTGGATCTGGTGACGATGTCAAGACTCTTTGGATCGGTGATCTTCTTCATTGGATGGATGAGACTTATCTCCATTCTTGCTTCTCCCACACCGGCGAG GTTTCTTCTGTGAAAGTTATACGTAACAAGCTCACTTCTCAGTCAGAAGGGTATG gttttgttgagtttctttCACGTGCTGTAGCTGAAGAAGTTCTTCAGAACTATAGTGGTTCGTTGATGCCAAACTCGGAGCAGCCCTTCCGTCTAAACTGGGCATCTTTTAGTACTG GTGAAAAAAGAGCAGTAGAAAGTGGTCCGGATCTATCTGTATTTGTTGGAGATTTGTCTCCTGATGTGACTGACGATTTATTGCATGAGACCTTTTCTACTAGATACCCTTCTGTCAAAGGCGCTAAAGTTGTGATTGATTCCAACTCCGGACAGTCCAAAGGTTACGGGTTTGTTAGGTTTGGTGATGAAAATGAGAGATCAAGAGCTTTGACAGAAATGAACGGAGCTTTCTGTTCTAACAGGCAAATGCGCGTTGGCGTTGCAACCCCCAAAAGGGCTGTTGCTAATCAGCAACAACATTCTTCACAAG CTCTGATACTGGCTGGTGGACATGGAGCAAATGGTTACATGGCTCATGGCTCGCAGTCTGATGGCGAATCAACTAACTCAACA ATATTCGTTGGGGGCATTGACCCTGATGTTACTGATGAAGACCTCAGACAACCGTTTTCCCAGTTTGGAGACGTTGTTTCAGTGAAGATCCCAGTAGGCAAAGGATGTGGTTTTGTCCAATTTGCTGACAG GAAGAGTGCTGAAGATGCCATCGAGAGTTTGAACGGGACAGTCATCGGCAAGAACACTGTCAGACTCTCTTGGGGTCGAACCCCAAACAAACAG TGGAGAGGAGGAGACTCAGGACAGCAGTGGAATGGAGGATACTCACGAGGACAAGGTTACAACAATGGAGGAGGATATGCTAACCACCACGAATCCAACACCTATCATGGTGAGACTTGA
- the LOC104746299 gene encoding polyadenylate-binding protein RBP47B-like isoform X1 produces MQTTNGSDSTLATSGSTQQTTTPPPPQQWQQQPQQQQQQQWMAAAAAMQYPGAAMMMMQQQQMMMYPHQYVPYNQGPYQQQHHHHHPQLHQYGSYIQHHQHKSLDRGSGDDVKTLWIGDLLHWMDETYLHSCFSHTGEVSSVKVIRNKLTSQSEGYGFVEFLSRAVAEEVLQNYSGSLMPNSEQPFRLNWASFSTGEKRAVESGPDLSVFVGDLSPDVTDDLLHETFSTRYPSVKGAKVVIDSNSGQSKGYGFVRFGDENERSRALTEMNGAFCSNRQMRVGVATPKRAVANQQQHSSQALILAGGHGANGYMAHGSQSDGESTNSTIFVGGIDPDVTDEDLRQPFSQFGDVVSVKIPVGKGCGFVQFADRKSAEDAIESLNGTVIGKNTVRLSWGRTPNKQQWRGGDSGQQWNGGYSRGQGYNNGGGYANHHESNTYHGET; encoded by the exons ATGCAGACGACCAACGGCTCAGATTCAACGTTGGCAACTTCCGGATCCACGCAACAAACCACCACTCCTCCTCCACCACAGCAGTGGCAACAACAAccgcagcaacaacaacagcaacagtgGATGGCGGCTGCGGCGGCCATGCAGTATCCCGGGGCTgctatgatgatgatgcagcAACAACAGATGATGATGTATCCTCACCAATACGTTCCTTATAACCAAGGTCCTTATCAGCAGCagcatcaccaccaccatcctcaGCTTCACCAATACGGCTCTTATATACAGCATCATCAACACAAGTCTCTTGACCGTGGATCTGGTGACGATGTCAAGACTCTTTGGATCGGTGATCTTCTTCATTGGATGGATGAGACTTATCTCCATTCTTGCTTCTCCCACACCGGCGAG GTTTCTTCTGTGAAAGTTATACGTAACAAGCTCACTTCTCAGTCAGAAGGGTATG gttttgttgagtttctttCACGTGCTGTAGCTGAAGAAGTTCTTCAGAACTATAGTGGTTCGTTGATGCCAAACTCGGAGCAGCCCTTCCGTCTAAACTGGGCATCTTTTAGTACTG GTGAAAAAAGAGCAGTAGAAAGTGGTCCGGATCTATCTGTATTTGTTGGAGATTTGTCTCCTGATGTGACTGACGATTTATTGCATGAGACCTTTTCTACTAGATACCCTTCTGTCAAAGGCGCTAAAGTTGTGATTGATTCCAACTCCGGACAGTCCAAAGGTTACGGGTTTGTTAGGTTTGGTGATGAAAATGAGAGATCAAGAGCTTTGACAGAAATGAACGGAGCTTTCTGTTCTAACAGGCAAATGCGCGTTGGCGTTGCAACCCCCAAAAGGGCTGTTGCTAATCAGCAACAACATTCTTCACAAG CTCTGATACTGGCTGGTGGACATGGAGCAAATGGTTACATGGCTCATGGCTCGCAGTCTGATGGCGAATCAACTAACTCAACA ATATTCGTTGGGGGCATTGACCCTGATGTTACTGATGAAGACCTCAGACAACCGTTTTCCCAGTTTGGAGACGTTGTTTCAGTGAAGATCCCAGTAGGCAAAGGATGTGGTTTTGTCCAATTTGCTGACAG GAAGAGTGCTGAAGATGCCATCGAGAGTTTGAACGGGACAGTCATCGGCAAGAACACTGTCAGACTCTCTTGGGGTCGAACCCCAAACAAACAG CAGTGGAGAGGAGGAGACTCAGGACAGCAGTGGAATGGAGGATACTCACGAGGACAAGGTTACAACAATGGAGGAGGATATGCTAACCACCACGAATCCAACACCTATCATGGTGAGACTTGA
- the LOC104746299 gene encoding polyadenylate-binding protein RBP47B-like isoform X2: protein MQTTNGSDSTLATSGSTQQTTTPPPPQQWQQQPQQQQQQQWMAAAAAMQYPGAAMMMMQQQQMMMYPHQYVPYNQGPYQQQHHHHHPQLHQYGSYIQHHQHKSLDRGSGDDVKTLWIGDLLHWMDETYLHSCFSHTGEVSSVKVIRNKLTSQSEGYGFVEFLSRAVAEEVLQNYSGSLMPNSEQPFRLNWASFSTGEKRAVESGPDLSVFVGDLSPDVTDDLLHETFSTRYPSVKGAKVVIDSNSGQSKGYGFVRFGDENERSRALTEMNGAFCSNRQMRVGVATPKRAVANQQQHSSQALILAGGHGANGYMAHGSQSDGESTNSTIFVGGIDPDVTDEDLRQPFSQFGDVVSVKIPVGKGCGFVQFADRKSAEDAIESLNGTVIGKNTVRLSWGRTPNKQQWRGGDSGQQWNGGYSRGQGYNNGGGYANHHESNTYHGET from the exons ATGCAGACGACCAACGGCTCAGATTCAACGTTGGCAACTTCCGGATCCACGCAACAAACCACCACTCCTCCTCCACCACAGCAGTGGCAACAACAAccgcagcaacaacaacagcaacagtgGATGGCGGCTGCGGCGGCCATGCAGTATCCCGGGGCTgctatgatgatgatgcagcAACAACAGATGATGATGTATCCTCACCAATACGTTCCTTATAACCAAGGTCCTTATCAGCAGCagcatcaccaccaccatcctcaGCTTCACCAATACGGCTCTTATATACAGCATCATCAACACAAGTCTCTTGACCGTGGATCTGGTGACGATGTCAAGACTCTTTGGATCGGTGATCTTCTTCATTGGATGGATGAGACTTATCTCCATTCTTGCTTCTCCCACACCGGCGAG GTTTCTTCTGTGAAAGTTATACGTAACAAGCTCACTTCTCAGTCAGAAGGGTATG gttttgttgagtttctttCACGTGCTGTAGCTGAAGAAGTTCTTCAGAACTATAGTGGTTCGTTGATGCCAAACTCGGAGCAGCCCTTCCGTCTAAACTGGGCATCTTTTAGTACTGGTGAAAAAAGAGCAGTAGAAAGTGGTCCGGATCTATCTGTATTTGTTGGAGACTTGTCTCCTGATGTGACTGACGATTTATTGCATGAGACCTTTTCTACTAGATACCCTTCTGTCAAAGGCGCTAAAGTTGTGATTGATTCCAACTCCGGACAGTCCAAAGGTTACGGGTTTGTTAGGTTTGGTGATGAAAATGAGAGATCAAGAGCTTTGACAGAAATGAACGGAGCTTTCTGTTCTAACAGGCAAATGCGCGTTGGCGTTGCAACCCCCAAAAGGGCTGTTGCTAATCAGCAACAACATTCTTCACAAG CTCTGATACTGGCTGGTGGACATGGAGCAAATGGTTACATGGCTCATGGCTCGCAGTCTGATGGCGAATCAACTAACTCAACA ATATTCGTTGGGGGCATTGACCCTGATGTTACTGATGAAGACCTCAGACAACCGTTTTCCCAGTTTGGAGACGTTGTTTCAGTGAAGATCCCAGTAGGCAAAGGATGTGGTTTTGTCCAATTTGCTGACAG GAAGAGTGCTGAAGATGCCATCGAGAGTTTGAACGGGACAGTCATCGGCAAGAACACTGTCAGACTCTCTTGGGGTCGAACCCCAAACAAACAG CAGTGGAGAGGAGGAGACTCAGGACAGCAGTGGAATGGAGGATACTCACGAGGACAAGGTTACAACAATGGAGGAGGATATGCTAACCACCACGAATCCAACACCTATCATGGTGAGACTTGA
- the LOC104746299 gene encoding polyadenylate-binding protein RBP47B-like isoform X4, with protein MQTTNGSDSTLATSGSTQQTTTPPPPQQWQQQPQQQQQQQWMAAAAAMQYPGAAMMMMQQQQMMMYPHQYVPYNQGPYQQQHHHHHPQLHQYGSYIQHHQHKSLDRGSGDDVKTLWIGDLLHWMDETYLHSCFSHTGEVSSVKVIRNKLTSQSEGYGFVEFLSRAVAEEVLQNYSGSLMPNSEQPFRLNWASFSTGEKRAVESGPDLSVFVGDLSPDVTDDLLHETFSTRYPSVKGAKVVIDSNSGQSKGYGFVRFGDENERSRALTEMNGAFCSNRQMRVGVATPKRAVANQQQHSSQALILAGGHGANGYMAHGSQSDGESTNSTIFVGGIDPDVTDEDLRQPFSQFGDVVSVKIPVGKGCGFVQFADRKSAEDAIESLNGTVIGKNTVRLSWGRTPNKQWRGGDSGQQWNGGYSRGQGYNNGGGYANHHESNTYHGET; from the exons ATGCAGACGACCAACGGCTCAGATTCAACGTTGGCAACTTCCGGATCCACGCAACAAACCACCACTCCTCCTCCACCACAGCAGTGGCAACAACAAccgcagcaacaacaacagcaacagtgGATGGCGGCTGCGGCGGCCATGCAGTATCCCGGGGCTgctatgatgatgatgcagcAACAACAGATGATGATGTATCCTCACCAATACGTTCCTTATAACCAAGGTCCTTATCAGCAGCagcatcaccaccaccatcctcaGCTTCACCAATACGGCTCTTATATACAGCATCATCAACACAAGTCTCTTGACCGTGGATCTGGTGACGATGTCAAGACTCTTTGGATCGGTGATCTTCTTCATTGGATGGATGAGACTTATCTCCATTCTTGCTTCTCCCACACCGGCGAG GTTTCTTCTGTGAAAGTTATACGTAACAAGCTCACTTCTCAGTCAGAAGGGTATggttttgttgagtttctttCACGTGCTGTAGCTGAAGAAGTTCTTCAGAACTATAGTGGTTCGTTGATGCCAAACTCGGAGCAGCCCTTCCGTCTAAACTGGGCATCTTTTAGTACTGGTGAAAAAAGAGCAGTAGAAAGTGGTCCGGATCTATCTGTATTTGTTGGAGACTTGTCTCCTGATGTGACTGACGATTTATTGCATGAGACCTTTTCTACTAGATACCCTTCTGTCAAAGGCGCTAAAGTTGTGATTGATTCCAACTCCGGACAGTCCAAAGGTTACGGGTTTGTTAGGTTTGGTGATGAAAATGAGAGATCAAGAGCTTTGACAGAAATGAACGGAGCTTTCTGTTCTAACAGGCAAATGCGCGTTGGCGTTGCAACCCCCAAAAGGGCTGTTGCTAATCAGCAACAACATTCTTCACAAG CTCTGATACTGGCTGGTGGACATGGAGCAAATGGTTACATGGCTCATGGCTCGCAGTCTGATGGCGAATCAACTAACTCAACA ATATTCGTTGGGGGCATTGACCCTGATGTTACTGATGAAGACCTCAGACAACCGTTTTCCCAGTTTGGAGACGTTGTTTCAGTGAAGATCCCAGTAGGCAAAGGATGTGGTTTTGTCCAATTTGCTGACAG GAAGAGTGCTGAAGATGCCATCGAGAGTTTGAACGGGACAGTCATCGGCAAGAACACTGTCAGACTCTCTTGGGGTCGAACCCCAAACAAACAG TGGAGAGGAGGAGACTCAGGACAGCAGTGGAATGGAGGATACTCACGAGGACAAGGTTACAACAATGGAGGAGGATATGCTAACCACCACGAATCCAACACCTATCATGGTGAGACTTGA